Within Caproicibacterium argilliputei, the genomic segment GAAAGGCAGATTCGCGAAACGTCGGAAGGCTGGGAAATTACCCTGTGTGCCAACGGTGTGGCGCCGTTTGTCTGGCTGGACCTTGCGGCAGGGGATGGTGTGTTCAGTGATAATTGCTTTTTGCTTAACGGCAGCGACAGCAAAACCGTTCTGCTCAAACGCGAGGGGCTGACTTTGCCTGCAGACAGCAGTGTGGAAAAGCAGCTGACCGTAACCTGCCTGCAGGACACCTACCTGTAAGGCTTGTTTTTCGGACGGACAATCCGGAACCCCTGCGGATTCGTATAGCAGGCTGGCAGAGAAATTCTGTCGGCCTGCTTTTTCTATCTGCCCAAAGTGGGGAAAGGGGAATTGGAATTTTGCGCGGCTCCCCTTTTTCTGGAAGAATGCGCCGCGAATACTGGACGCATTCGACAAAATATGGTAAACTTTCAATGAGGAGGAGCACCTTTATGAATACCCTACTGAAGATTGCGGTTTGTGACGACAATGCGATTTTGCGGACGCATTTGAAAGAGGATCTGGATGCATATTTTTGCCACGCCAAGATTCCGGTGGAAATTTCGCTGTTTGACTCCGGCGAAGCCCTGACGGCAGTGCCAAAAGTGTACCACATGGCGTTTCTGGACGTCGAGATGAAAAATGTCAGTGGTCTGACGGCGGGCTACTGGCTGAAAGAGCGGAATCCGGACATTTTTTTGTTTATAGTTACGGCGTACGAAAGGTACCTGGACGATGCGTTTGACCTGCACGTTTTCCGCTATCTGTGCAAGCCGGTGGAAAAGGCGCGGCTGTACCGCGGGCTGGACGCGGCGCTGACGCGGAACCGGCGGCTGACCTGCACGGCGGCGGGGCAGCTGCGGCAGATTTTTGTGCGTGACATCGTTTGCGTGTACTCCGAACACGGAAAGACTGTGCTGGTGACCAAAGGGGAGTCCTACAGAACGCCGCATCTGCTTTCTTTTTGGAAAGAAAATCTGTATGAGCCCTATTTCGCACAGCCGCACAACAGCTACATTGTCAATTTTAATTACATATCCCTCTTTGAAAAGGATGCGGTTACGCTGCTGTACGGCCAGCAGCAGGAACTTAAGATCTATATTTCGCAAAGGAAGTACTATCCTTTCAAGCATGATTTTTTTCAGTGGATGGAGAGCGGTCGAGTATGATAAAAACACTGTTTGTATTTTTGCTTTATGCAGTGGAAGCGGTGATTGTCACCAATTACTTTCACTGTGTGTTTCAGCGCCGGCGCAGCGCGGCGGTGACGGCAGTCAGTGTATGCGTTGGCTATGCAGTGCTGTTTGGCGTTTATTTTCTCAACAATCCGGCGGTCAATTTTACGGTCTTTACGGGGATTAACTTGGGTTTACTTCTGCTGAATTATTCCTGTAAGGTGTGGTCGGCCATTTTTCACAGTGCAGTTCTGTCGCTGTTTATGTTTCTCAGCGAGCTGATTTTGCTGTTCTTTTCGGCCGCGTGGGGCAAAGCAACCGGAACGCCCTCTGACAGCGTTTATGCGTTGGTTTTGGATGCGGCGCTCAGCAAACTGATTTTTTTGATTCTGTGCCAGATTGCGGCGCGGGTGGCTGTGCGGGAAAACAAAGGGCTTAAGTTTCCGCCGCGTTCCCTGGGGCTTTACCTGCTGCCGCTGGTGACGTTTATCCTGCTCAACGCGATTTACCGCCTGTCGGTGGAAGAGCGGCTTCCCGCGCAGTATGACGCGACTCTCTGCCTGTCTTCCATTCTACTGATGTTTGCCAACATTGTGGTCTTTATGATTTATGAAAGCCTGATACAAAGCAGCCGCAAAATGACCGAGCTGCAGCTTGCGGCGCAAAAAGAAACCATTGACCACGCCTATTACAGCATTCTGCAGGAACAGTATGAGAATTCGCGGATGCTGGTGCACGACATCAAAAACCACCTGACCGCCATTGACACGCTGGCGTGCGGACCGAATCCCACTGAAGTACACGACTATGTGCAGTCCATTTTTGAACACTATCAGCTTTCGAGCAGGCTGCCGTTTTCCGGGAACCGGATGATGGACGTCATCTGCAATCAAAAGCAGACGCAGTGCGCGCGCGAGGGCATTGCCATCACGTTTCGCAACGAGGGGGTTCGGCTGGACTTTATGAACGATGTGGATCTGTGTGCATTGCTTGGTAACCTTTTGGACAACGCCATTGAATCCTGCCGCGCCTCTGCAGGCAAAAGCATCGCGGTGTCATTTTACCGGAAGAATGATACGTTTCTGGTCATCAGTATGCAGAACAGCTGTGACCGCCGCCCCCAGGTTCGCAATCATCGGCTGGTTTCGCGGAAAAAGGACTGTGCCGCACACGGCATTGGGATGCTGAGCATTGAAAAGTCCATCAAAAAATATCACGGTACCATGGATTACTATTATGAGGAAGACAAAAAAATTTTTCATACAAATATCATTTTTCCGGCATCTGTGCAGAAAAAAGCGGCGCAAAATAGTACGCTAAAAAATTGAAAATTTTGTAGACAAATGGGCAAACCACTATCACTTATCGCCGATTTACCATCACTTATCGTTTTCCTATTGCATTTTGCGGGAAAATGAGTAAGATAATTTTTAATCAAACATTTTAAGGAGGTACTGATTATGATGAACGTGAAAAAGTCCGTGTGCGCTAAGGTGGCATCCGCAGCCGAGAAGGCTGCAAGAGGCGCGCTGTCCCGCAGCGCGAATTCAACGTCCTGCTACGTTTTCTATCAGCCGAAAGCTCCGAAAGACCTGAAGAAGTTCAGAAAGTTCTGATGGAAAAGCAACTGTCGTACCGCATTGCAGAAAAGCTGGTCAAGTACGGCGCCGTCACACAGGAAAACTGTGAAACGTATGCGTACGGCATCTCTCTGATGCTGAACGCCTGTCTCCATATTGCAACCACCGTTGTGATTGGAGCGGCATTTCATATGCTTTCCGAATGTCTCCTGTTTTATCTGGGGTTTGCGGTGCTGCGCAGATTTGCCGGCGGATATCACGCGGGTTCTCCAGCCAAATGCTACCTGCTGTCCTGTTTGGTGGTTGCCGCGGTTCTGCTTGTTGTCAAGTACATAGAGGCAAAGTGGACAGTTCCTGTTGATTTCGTCCTCGTATTCCTGTGTGGCATCTCCGTGTTGCAGTTAGCCCCTGTAGAGGATGCCAATAAACCGCTTGACAGTGAGGAAATCCGGCATTACAAACGGACAAGCCGGCTGCTCTGGCTTGCCGAAACCGCCGCTGCCGCCGGTTTGGCTGCAGCGGGGCTGCAGCGCCCGGCCTTTGCCCTGTGCCTGGCGCAGGCAGTTCTTGCGGGTATGCTTCTGTTTGGCAGTGTGAAAAACAGGCGCAGATCCGTGCAGGCGGTATGACAGGCTTTCTGCTTTGCGGCAGAGTGGCTTTGTCAGAACGCAGTGTCGATGTTTGTTTGTGCAGTTTCATTTGAAAGGGCTTGCCCGCAGGGCAGCCCGAAAAAGCCGAAGCAGCTTTCCCGTAAGGGAAAGGCCTGCTTCGGCTTTTTGTCACGAACTTTTCTGCTGGGACTGCCGGCGGTACTCGGCGGGGCTGAGCCCTACATACTTACGGAACTTTTTGTGAAAGTAATCCACGTTGCAGTAGCCGACTTTTTCGGCGATTTCGTACACCTTGCAGCTGCTCTCTGCCAGCAGCTCGCGGGCATACCGGATGCGGACTTTGTCCACATAGGCGTTAAACGTATCGCCAAATTTTTTGGTAAAGATCTTGCCGAGGTAGGAGCTGTTGTACCCAAACAGCGGCGCCAGCGTTTCCAGGCGCAGATTTTCCTGATAGTTGTGCGCAATGTAATAGACCAAGTCGTCCAGAACGTTGTCGCTGGAGGGGCTGCCAATGGCATTCATCCAGATTTCAAACTGCTCCGCCAGAAACTGAATTACCTCATACAGATAGCACTTGCTTTCAAGCAGGCTGAGCACCGTGGCATTGGAGGGAAAGGGGATGTCGATGGAACTGTATGCACGGGCAATGTCCTGCTTGACCTGCAGGTAAATGTCGGAAAGAAAATACTGGATGCTGCTCAGGGGGTCTGAAGCGTGAAACAGCGTTTCCTGCAGGGACTGGAGTGTTTCGATAATCTGCGTGCGGCTGTGTGCTTGTATGTAGCCGGAAAACAGCTGTTTCCAGTGGTCGACTTCCGCGTTCTGCACAACGGGATGCAGCGTTTCCGCGGAGGGCAGACAGGAAATGTCCAGCACGTGCTGGTTCGGTTCGCAGAAGTAACGCCGCTTTTCCAGCTGGATGACATCCTGCAGGGAGCGGGGCAGCTCTTCCAGTCGGGAAACCTGCCGCCCGCAGGCAAGGAACAGGGAATCCAGCGGAGAACCTTTTTGTGGGGAGTGGGCGTAGTGCTCCCACAGCTTCTGCAGCTGCCGCACCGCCAGACTGCCCTTGAGCAGAATCAGATTCTTTTCCTGAAACCGCACCGCCTCAAATGTCTGGCTGTCCTGCCCGGTCACCCGCAGGATGTCTGCGAAGTCCCAGGTGTTGTGAAACGGCTCCTGGTCATAGTTTTCATATAGAATCACCTGATAGATATCTGCCTGCAGGCCGAGGTCGTGCAGATCCAGTGTGGTGAGATCTGCCTTGCCCACCAGAAGGTCGCGCAGAATGGTGTCCTTGGCTTTTTCGCGGTAGCGGTTGAGGGCGCAGGTTTCTTTCTGCTCTTTTTGAATGGCATCCCGCACCGTGCAGACCGCATCCTCCAGTTCCTCCTCATCAATCGGCTTGGTCAGGTAATACTCCACGCCGCAGCGGATTGCTGTTTGGGCGTATTGAAAGTCGGAAACGCCGCTGAGGATGATAAACTTTCCGTGAAACTGCCGGCTGCGGGACTGCTCGACCACCTGAATGCCAGAAAGCCCGGGCATACGGATGTCCATTAGGACAAGGTCCGGCTGCAGGGACAAAATCTTTTCCAGTGCTTCATCTCCGGCAGCGGCTTCGCCGCAGATGGTGAAGCCGAGCGCCTGCCAGTCAATGATATAGTGCAGACCCTGTCTGACGATGGATTCGTCGTCTGCAATGAGTACATTCATTTTAAAGCCTCCTCCGTGAAAGTGTAGGGGATGGTCAGATTTACCTGT encodes:
- a CDS encoding accessory gene regulator ArgB-like protein, giving the protein MEKQLSYRIAEKLVKYGAVTQENCETYAYGISLMLNACLHIATTVVIGAAFHMLSECLLFYLGFAVLRRFAGGYHAGSPAKCYLLSCLVVAAVLLVVKYIEAKWTVPVDFVLVFLCGISVLQLAPVEDANKPLDSEEIRHYKRTSRLLWLAETAAAAGLAAAGLQRPAFALCLAQAVLAGMLLFGSVKNRRRSVQAV
- a CDS encoding sensor histidine kinase, with translation MIKTLFVFLLYAVEAVIVTNYFHCVFQRRRSAAVTAVSVCVGYAVLFGVYFLNNPAVNFTVFTGINLGLLLLNYSCKVWSAIFHSAVLSLFMFLSELILLFFSAAWGKATGTPSDSVYALVLDAALSKLIFLILCQIAARVAVRENKGLKFPPRSLGLYLLPLVTFILLNAIYRLSVEERLPAQYDATLCLSSILLMFANIVVFMIYESLIQSSRKMTELQLAAQKETIDHAYYSILQEQYENSRMLVHDIKNHLTAIDTLACGPNPTEVHDYVQSIFEHYQLSSRLPFSGNRMMDVICNQKQTQCAREGIAITFRNEGVRLDFMNDVDLCALLGNLLDNAIESCRASAGKSIAVSFYRKNDTFLVISMQNSCDRRPQVRNHRLVSRKKDCAAHGIGMLSIEKSIKKYHGTMDYYYEEDKKIFHTNIIFPASVQKKAAQNSTLKN
- a CDS encoding cyclic lactone autoinducer peptide — encoded protein: MMNVKKSVCAKVASAAEKAARGALSRSANSTSCYVFYQPKAPKDLKKFRKF
- a CDS encoding response regulator transcription factor; translation: MNVLIADDESIVRQGLHYIIDWQALGFTICGEAAAGDEALEKILSLQPDLVLMDIRMPGLSGIQVVEQSRSRQFHGKFIILSGVSDFQYAQTAIRCGVEYYLTKPIDEEELEDAVCTVRDAIQKEQKETCALNRYREKAKDTILRDLLVGKADLTTLDLHDLGLQADIYQVILYENYDQEPFHNTWDFADILRVTGQDSQTFEAVRFQEKNLILLKGSLAVRQLQKLWEHYAHSPQKGSPLDSLFLACGRQVSRLEELPRSLQDVIQLEKRRYFCEPNQHVLDISCLPSAETLHPVVQNAEVDHWKQLFSGYIQAHSRTQIIETLQSLQETLFHASDPLSSIQYFLSDIYLQVKQDIARAYSSIDIPFPSNATVLSLLESKCYLYEVIQFLAEQFEIWMNAIGSPSSDNVLDDLVYYIAHNYQENLRLETLAPLFGYNSSYLGKIFTKKFGDTFNAYVDKVRIRYARELLAESSCKVYEIAEKVGYCNVDYFHKKFRKYVGLSPAEYRRQSQQKSS
- a CDS encoding LytR/AlgR family response regulator transcription factor; the protein is MNTLLKIAVCDDNAILRTHLKEDLDAYFCHAKIPVEISLFDSGEALTAVPKVYHMAFLDVEMKNVSGLTAGYWLKERNPDIFLFIVTAYERYLDDAFDLHVFRYLCKPVEKARLYRGLDAALTRNRRLTCTAAGQLRQIFVRDIVCVYSEHGKTVLVTKGESYRTPHLLSFWKENLYEPYFAQPHNSYIVNFNYISLFEKDAVTLLYGQQQELKIYISQRKYYPFKHDFFQWMESGRV